The Henckelia pumila isolate YLH828 chromosome 2, ASM3356847v2, whole genome shotgun sequence genome includes a window with the following:
- the LOC140877214 gene encoding uncharacterized protein, with product MPHELFELFTNTQSQEAENFRKRIRVYNSLFSFTSFGVKVDNNLASSKCGIYTFRVLGQVFHTLPPLNPHEGKPSHFQLYFWDNDNEMANRMSIFDNADIYEMRNNSPSVLLYSRRLFQQYAVDMYIKLEMTRLDYYRNNQAELRSEYYQRIVDSINCGQNRGSEIGKRIVLPASFIGGPRDMRRRYLDAMTLDRPDLTSRVFRAKVQDLKKEITLKAVFGEVCAYVYVVEFQKHGLPHIHMLVILKKEHKINNTDQFDDYVSAELPQKEKNPRLFDLVVKHMMHGPCGHLNSKNSCMIAGQCKSHYPRKFCERTVQGEDGFPIYRRRDDSQTVDVRIAKLNNQWVVPYNPYLLMRCDCHINVEIWSGLTAVKYLYKYIYKGHDKVDVHIASGNEV from the exons ATGCCGCATGAATTGTTTGAACTATTTACTAATACACAATCTCAAGAAGCAGAGAATTTTCGAAAGAGGATCAGAGTATATAACAGTTTATTTTCATTCACTTCTTTTGGTGTTAAAGTGGACAATAATCTTGCTTCTTCAAAATGTGGAATCTATACATTTAGAGTGTTAGGACAAGTGTTTCATACGCTCCCGCCCTTGAATCCTCATGAGGGGAAACCATCTCATTTTCAGTTGTATTTTTGGGATAACGACAACGAAATGGCTAATAGGATGAGCATATTTGACAATGCTGATATTTATGAG ATGAGAAACAATAGTCCATCGGTTCTTTTATACTCAAGGAGATTGTTTCAACAATATGCAGTTGACATGTACATCAAACTTGAGATGACTCGATTAGATTATTACAGAAACAATCAAGCTGAATTGAGATCAGAGTATTATCAACGCATTGTGGATAGCATCAATTGTGGACAAAATAGAGGAAGTGAAATTGGTAAAAGAATTGTACTGCCTGCTTCGTTCATTGGAGGTCCAAGAGACATGCGCAGAAGATATCTAGATGCAATGACATTG GATCGACCGGATTTGACATCTAGAGTTTTCAGAGCAAAAGTACAAGATCTGAAAAAAGAAATAACTCTGAAAGCAGTGTTTGGAGAAGTTTgtgcttatgtttatgttgttGAATTCCAAAAGCACGGACTACCTCATATTCACATGTTGGTCATACTGAAGAAAGAACATAAAATAAACAACACTGATCAATTTGATGATTATGTTTCGGCTGAACTTCCCCAAAAAGAGAAAAATCCGAGGTTATTTGACCTTGTTGTGAAACATATGATGCATGGACCATGTGGACATTTGAATAGTAAAAACTCTTGCATGATCGCAGGACAATGCAAGAGCCATTATCCACGGAAGTTTTGTGAGAGAACGGTACAAGGAGAAGATGGTTTTCCTATTTATCGGAGAAGGGACGATAGTCAAACAGTGGATGTAAGAATAGCAAAGTTAAATAATCAGTGGGTTGTTCCCTACAATCCTTACCTTCTTATGAGATGTGATTGCCACATAAATGTTGAAATTTGGTCCGGATTGACTGCTGTTAAATATCTGTACAAGTACATTTACAAAGGCCATGACAAAGTTGATGTGCACATTGCATCAGGAAATgaagtttaa
- the LOC140877215 gene encoding large ribosomal subunit protein uL5c-like, whose translation MLILEVMYSFLDRLINLGLPRTRDFQGVTSNSFDGNGNYSLGFREQSVFPEISYDVLGKPRGMDVCISTTAEMDKEAYRLLALMGMPFREGSGPSTEVRKKKLKFHHFDTKTKTKQRTKK comes from the exons ATGTTGATCTTAGAA GTAATGTACTCATTTCTTGATCGGCTCATCAATCTGGGGCTTCCTCGCACGCGAGATTTTCAAGGGGTGACCTCCAATAGCTTTGATGGAAATGGCAACTACAGCCTGGGCTTTCGTGAACAGAGTGTGTTCCCAGAGATAAGTTATGATGTGCTTGGTAAGCCAAGGGGGATGGATGTTTGTATCTCAACCACGGCTGAGATGGATAAAGAAGCATACAGGTTACTGGCTTTAATGGGTATGCCATTTAGAGAAGGTAGCGGGCCATCTACTGAGGTACGAAAGAAGAAGCTCAAGTTTCATCATTTCGACacgaaaacaaaaacaaaacagagAACCAAGAAGTGA